TGTTGGCCGCCACCGACCAGCCGTCGGCGCCGCTGGTCGGTGCAGGTGCGTCCTGGCCGGCCGAATGCGTGTGGTTGTAGAACGCATCGCCAAAGAACGTCACGTAGTCGTTGATCTTGTAATTACCAAGCACGAAGACGTTGGTGCGTTCGGACTGCGTCTGGATGTAGTTGTAGGCGTTGTAGTTGTAGACGTCGCTGGCGCCGTTGAAGCAACGGTAGTCGTTGACGCTGTTGCCCGAGCCGCTGGCCAGCGTGACCAGGCCGGAGGAGCAGTTGGCGGGCAGGCCGGGGTTGCCGGCCGGCAGCTGGAACTTGCCGGAGGGAACCGTGTGCGAACCGGAGATCTGCGGACCGGAGCTGTACAGCGACAGCTGGTGGGCCGAGAAGCCGCGGCGCGTGGCGATCACCGGATCCTGCTTGTTGTAGTCGATGCCGGCGACGATGTTGCCCTGGTCGCCGCTTGCGCCCACGGTGAACTGCGCGCCATGACGCTGGCCATCGCCATGCGAGGAGACGCCGTCGTTGACGCTCAGCTCCGCGCCCTTGTAGTCCTTGCGCAGGATGAAGTTCACCACGCCGCCGACGGCGTCGGAGCCGTACACGGTGGAGGCGCCATTGGCCAGCACGTCCACGCGCTCGACCATGTTCTGCGGAATCATGTTGAGGTCGGCGTTGGCCAGGCGCTGGCCGTCCACCAGCACCAGGGTGCGGTCGGTGCCAAGGCCACGCAGCGACACGCGTGCCGCGCCGTCGCCGCCTTCCAGCGTCGGGCTGGCGACGCCGCCGCCGTTGCTGTTGTTCTGGGTGTTGGTAGCCGTACCCGACACGCTGGGCAACTGCTGGATCACGTTGCCGAGGGTGGGCGTGCCGTTGTTGGTGATCGCGCCACGGTCGAGGGTGACGACCGGACTGGCGGTTTCAGCGTCGACGCGGCGGATCAGCGAGCCGGTGACGGAAACGGCGGTGAGCGTTTTTGCGTTGGACTTGTTGGCTTGCTGGTCGCCGCTGTTCTGGCTCTGCGCGCTCGATGCGTCCTTGTTTGTTGTGGCGTCCTGCGCCTGAGCCATGGCGGCCGTGGATGCGATGCCGACAGAAAGCGCCAGGCGTACCGCAATCGACAGACGATTGTAATTGGACTGCATGTTTGTCTCCCCGAATTTAGGCAAAAGAGTTCCCGCTATAGGCGCCTGGACGTCTATAGGTGTTGCACCGCTTATTGGGTTCCCCGAGGCCACTCTTTCAGGAAATTGATACCGAGACAAGGCCTCTTTAACAATTCTTTCAGTAGCCGAATGCTTTCACGAGTGGTTTCAATTGAAACCAACGTGTCCGAACAGATCGCTTTGGGCCGCGAAGCTGTCGGCGTCCACGAATCCGGCCAGTCCCACACCCACGAGTCGATAGCGCGTTTCCGACGGACGGTCGACGCGGTCACGCAAGGCACAGGCAATATCCGCAATTTCTTGCGCAGAGGCTGGTCGTGTCGATGGTGTGAAACTTCGCGTGAGCGTATGGAAGTCCGACGTCTTCAGCTTGAGCACCACCGTGCGCGCCACGCGCGCGTGGTCGCCGCTGGCTTCGCGTTCGTGGGCCGCCCAGGTTTTCTCGGCGAGGCGCCGGATGTGCGGTGCGATCTCATCCAGCGTGAGGTCGCTTTCGAAGGTGTCCTCGGCAGACACCTGCAGGGTCGGGCGGTCGGGCTGCACCGCATGGTCATCGATACCCAGGGAGAGTTCGTGCAACCGTCGTCCCCAGCGGCCGAAATGTTGTTCGAGTGGCGGACCGCCAAACGCTTTGAGGTCACTGACCGTGGCGATGCCCAGTTCGGTCAGCTTCGCCTCCATCACCTTGCCCACGCCTGGAAGCCGCCCCACCGGCAGCGGTGCAAGGAACGCCTCGACCTGGTTGGGACGTATCACGAACAGGCCATCGGGCTTGCGCCAGTCCGAGGCGATCTTGGCGAGGAACTTGTTCGGGGCCACGCCGGCTGATGCCGTGAGCTGCGTTTCCTCGCGGATGGCGGCACGGATCGCTTCCGCCGTTGCGGTGGCCGAAGGCAAGTGCGTGTGCGTGGTGGTGACGTCGAGGTAGGCCTCGTCCAGTGACAGCGGTTCGATCAGATCGGTGTGACGCGCGAAGATCTCCCGCACCTGCCGCGATACCGTCTTGTATCGCGTGAAATCCGGCGGCACGAAAATCGCCTGCGGGCAAAGGCGTTCCGCGCGCACCGCCGGCATGGCCGAGCGCACGCCAAAGGTGCGTGCCTCGTAGCTTGCGGCGCATACCACCGAACGTGCACCGCGCCACGCCACCACCACCGGCTTGCCGCGCAGCAATGGATCGTCGCGCTGCTCCACCGACGCGTAGAACGCGTCCATGTCGACGTGGATGATCTTGCGGGGCAGGGAAGGCACAACCGGACGCGGGTGGGGCGGGGCGCACAGTCAAACACGAAACGGCCCGGTTGGCGCGTGGCATTGCGGCATGGTGGCGAGGTGGCCTGTCGCGAGCCGGGTCCGTTCCCACGGGCTCGCTCCCACAGAAGGCGGCCACATGGTGGGAGCGAGCCCTGCTCGCGACAAAGCCCTTTTATTGCCAGGGCGTGTGCAGACTCTCGTCGACGCGCTTCCTGTCCAGTTCCACGAAGGCGTGCAGGTCGAAGGTATCCAGCCGGAAGCGCTGGGCGGCGGTGAAAAAAGCCATCAAGGAAAGAATGCGCTGGGGATTGCGTGCCCACGGCGGCACATAGACCGCACGGGCAATCAGGCCGCTCTCCAGGTAAGGGGCCAGCATGATCACGTCCGACGCGGTCACGCGCCCCGCAAACAACAGCGGCAGCATTTCGACATGGCCTTCCTGCAGCACCTTGCGGATGAACACATAGATGCCCATCACGCCTTCCAGATAGGCACTGTCCTTGGTGAAGCAGATCTTGCCCCTCGGGTCACCGCCACGGAAGATGCGCGCCGCGCTCTGGTAGCTCTCGACCGGTGACTGGCCAGCATCAAGGAAGCCGCGGAACACTTCGATGAAGTCCGCGCCGTCCAGTGCGTTCTTGACCGCAACTACCCGCAGCGCGATGCGACGCAGGCGGTTCAGGTCAATCGCGCCGGTGATGATCTCGGAGAACGTCGCCAGCCCTTCCTGCGCGCGCGTGGTGCGGGGCGCGCCCAGGCCCAGCGATTTGAAGTAGGGCTGATGCTTGCCGTTGAGCAGCGTGGCGGTGTGCACGAAGGCTTCGTGTTCGGTGAGCTGTTCCAGGTCCAGCGCGGAGAACAGCGCGGTCGAGCGAAGGTTGATGCTCTTGCTGCCGGCCGTGGCCTTTGACGGCAGGTCCGGGTCGAGCACCACTTTCACCTCGTCCTTGTCGAAGAAAGGACCCAGGCGTTCGCGCAGGCGTTGGGCGAATTCTTCGGCGGGTATATCGGCAGGCACACGCGGGAGGCCTTCGCGGCTGATCAGGTCGTCGCTGATGGCCAGCAGCTCCTTCGCTGCATCGAACGCGTTGGCGGTCTGCCCCAGGTAGATCGCGTCGGGCCGCCCATACAGCGCAGTCGAGCAGCGCGTAAATGTCTCCGTGCCGATGCCCATCAGCATCTGGGCTGCGGTGAGATAGCTCCACGCGGTCTTGAAGAGCCAGTCCCCGAGCGGGTGGCCGCGGTCCAGCTTGGCCATGATCGCCCTGAGCGCGGCCATTTCGCCGCTCAGATCGGGGTGGCGCACCGGTGGCTGCGGCAGTACGGGCTGGCCCTTCTCCCAGGAGGCCATGAAGGTCGTTTCCATGGACTGCGGCCAGTCGATGGCCTTCAGTACGCGGATCTTCTTGCCCACGGCGACCAGTTCCCGGTCGCATTCCAGCAGGGGGCCAAGGGTCTTGTCGTCCTCGGGGCGGACGACGCCCGCAACGGTACTCATGGTGCCTCCGGGTAGTGCTTCAGCAGGAAGGAAGGGCCGGTTCGCCTTGGCGACCGAGGCTGTGACTATGGCCTCCGCCTGTGATGGCCGATAGCGAAAAACTACTGATTGTCTTGAGAAAGTCATGTTGACGGCGGGTGCTGTCACATCCTCTTGGATTCTTCGTGCCGCTTGCACTTCGTCGTCGGTGCCGTGTCTTCCGCCAGTCGTAGAACCGGGCGCAGTCCGCTATCGTCCATGTCTCGTATCTGTCACGAAGGACGCCGTGCCGCTCCATGACTGCTGAGAACTCTTCCGCGTATCTGCGCCGCCTGGGCACCTGGGATGCGGCCGCCATCGTGATCGGTGGCGTGATCGGCGCCGGCATCTTCCGCAGCGCCTCCACCGTGGCGGAGCGCACGTCCTCGGGCGCGCAGCTGCTCATCTTGTGGGCCATCGGTGGCCTGCTGACCCTGGCAGGCGTGCTCTGTTACGCGGAGCTCGGCGCCCGCCGGCCACAGGCAGGCGGTGTCTATATCTATCTGCGCGAGGCCTACGGGCAGCTGCCGGCCTTCCTGTTCGGCTGGACCATGGCGCTGATCAACTACCCCGGCAGCGTCGCCGCGGTGGCCACCACGTTTGCCGACTATTTCTGCTCAGCCATCGGACTGTCGCCGCAGCTCTGGGTGAAGCCGGTGGCGGCCGGCGCCATCGCCTTCATCGTGGGCGTGAATTTCTTCGGCATCCGCGCCGGTTCGCGCATGCTCAACGTGTTCACCTTGCTCAAGCTCTCGGCCATCGCCCTGGTGGTGGTGACGGGTGTGATCCTGGCGCACGGGCAGTTCGGCCATGTGCTGGCCACGGACACCACGCATAACGTGCCGTCCATCGCGATCCTCGGTGCACTGCTGCCGGTGCTGTTCACCTACGGCGGGTTTCACTACCTCAACGATCTGGCCGGCGAAGTACGCGAGCCGCAGCGCACGCTGCCGCGCGCGCTGGGTCTGGGTCTGTGCGGCGTAGTGGTGTGCTACGTACTGGTCAATTTCGCCTACCTCGCGGGACTGGGGCATGCCGGGCTGGCGGCTAGCCAGGCGCCGGCGGCGGACCTGATGCGCCATCTGTTCGGGGAGGGTGGCGCCACCCTGATCGCCGTGGGCATCGCCTGTTCCACCTTCGGTTACTGCAGCATCGCCATCGCCGGTGGCGCGCGCGTGCTGCAGACCATGGGCTCGGACGGCATGCTGTTCAAGGCGGTGGGGCGCATCCATGAGCGCTCCCACGCACCGCGCGTGGCACTGGCTGTACTGGGTGGCTGGGCCATCGTGCTGGTGATCTCGGGCAGCTTCGGCCAGCTGGTCGACTACACCACGGTAGGCGAGTGGTTGTCGCATGCGTTCGGCATTGCCACGCTGTTCTGGTATCGCCGGCGTTTCCGCAACGAACCGTCGCCGTATCGCGTGCCGTTCTATCCGGTATTGCCCCTGCTGTTTGTCTGCACGGTCTTGGGCGTGATCATCGTCACGTCGATCAATTCGCCCGGCGATGCCGGCATGAGTCTGGCGCTGATCGCCATGGGCGCGCCCGTGTATTACGCATGGCGCGCGTGGCAGCGGAGGTCAGCATGAAATTGCGTTCGCGCTGCACGCTGATCCAGCAAGCCAACCTTCAGACGGCACAGGCATACTGCCGCCAATTCCACGCGACGAGCCACGGATGAACCGGATCGCTCCCCTAGCTGCCTGCTGCCTGCTGGCCCTGAGTGGCTGCCACAAGGCGAGCGATACCGATCGTGCCGATCTCAGCCACGCCGTGGCCACCGCATCGGCTCCCGCCGCCGCCGCGTCCAACGTAACGGCAACGCCGGCACCGAAGACGCCGCAGACCTCGCTGGATCACGTCGTGCTCGACGGCAAGCCCGTCACGGTCGATGGCATGTCGTTGCAGCGCTACGTGTTCCAGCCATCGCCGCAGCCGCAGGTCACGGTGATGCTCGACAAGGGCGACTGGTCGAAGGAAGGCTCGCTGCGCGTGGACATGCAGAACGCGATGCCATGGGCGGTAACGCTTACCGTGGATATCGATGGCGTGAAGGCGGGTGAACACCTGCACGCGACGGTCGGCATCCCGGCGGGCCCGCCGCAGACGCTGGTGATCCCGCTGCGCGCCACGTCGCCGCGCGACATGGGCATGCAGGTCGGGCCGCCCATGCCGTATGTGTCGGGCGGCAAGCGCCTGTTCGTGGCCACCACGGTGGAAGGCAAGCTCGATCTGGCGCACGTGAAAGCCGTGCGTCTGGGCATGCCCGCGCCCACGGCGGCGCAGAGCCTGCTGTTCGGCCGGCTGGATACCTCGCGCGGCGACCACGACCTGCGCGAGGCCTATACCGGCATCGTCGATGCCTGGGGCCAGTACACGCGCGGCCAGTGGCCGGGCAAGGTGGATTCGGACGAAGCGCTGCGTGGCGCCCGCCCGAAGAAGAAAGCCGTGGCGGCCATGGACGCACAGGCGCGCAAGGGCTTCGACCGTTTTGGCGGCCGCACCGACCAGCCGGCGTTCAAGGCTACCGGCTGGTTCCGCACCGAGCAGCGCAACGGCCGCTGGCAGCTGGTGACCCCCGAAGGGCACGCCTTCTTCTCGCTGGGCGTGAACGTGGTGGACGATGACGGTGGCCGTACCTACATCGACGGCCGCGAGTTCATGTTCAAGGACCTGCCGCGCGACAGCAGCCGCTGGACGCCGTTCTACGGCACCACGGGCAAATCGTCCGGCGAGCAGCAGGCTTCGGCGGGCATCGCCTATCACCAGGGCAAGTGGTTCGATTACTACTCGGCCAACCTGTTCCTTGCCGACGGGCGTCATTGGCGCCAGGCCTGGCGCACGCGCACCATCGAACGCCTCGATCACTGGGGCTTCAACACGCTGGGCAACTGGAGCGACGACGCACTGACCCAGATGCACCGCATGGCCTATACGCGCTCGGTGAACATCGCCGGCACGTTCGGCAATGTCTCCAGCGGTTACGACTACTGGGGCCGCATGCCTGATCCGTTCGATCCGCGCTTTGCGCAGGCGGCGGACGTGGCCGCGGCGCAGGCCGCGAAGGAAGTGCGCGACGATCCGTGGATGCTGGGCTACTTCGCCGACAACGAACTGGCATGGGCCGGGCAGGGGCCGCAGGGGCGCTGGGGCCTGGCGCAGGGCACCCTGCGTGGCGAAGCGCGCAGCCCGGCCAAGCAGGCCTTCATCGCCGCGCTGAAGAAGGAATACGGCACGCCGGCAAAGCTGGCCACCGCATGGGGCATCACGCTGGATTCGTGGGATGCGCTGAACGTCACCAACTTCGCCGCGCCCAGTCCTGACGATGCGCACCCGGCCATTGCCGATGACTACAGCGCCTGGCTGCGCGCCTATGCCGACCAGTATTTCCGCACGGTGGCGCAGGCCATCCACAAGCACGATGCCCACCACCTGTTCCTCGGCGGGCGCTTCGCGGTGCATACGCCGGAAGCGGTGGCGTCATGCGCGCAGTTCTGCGATGTCGTGAGCTTCAGCGGGTATGCGGATGTACCCGAGCGTGCCTTCGACGCGGCCGCCTTCGCCAAGCTCGACAAGCCGGCGCTGATTTCCGAATTCCATTTCGGTTCCGATGATCGCGGCCCGTTCGGCAAGGGCGTGGTGCCGACGTGGAACGAGCAGCAGCGCGGCGAAGCGTATGCGCACTACGTCGCCGACGCGGTGGCCAATCCTGCCATCGTGGGCGTGCACTGGTTCCAGTACGTGGATCAGCCGGTCACCGGTCGGCTGATTGATGGCGAGAACTCGCACATCGGCCTGGTCGCGATTACCGACCGGCCGTTCACGCAGTTCATCGACGCCGTGCGCGAGGCGAATCGCAAGACGGGATATTGAGAGCCAGGAGTGAGTAGAGAGGCGTGAGTAGTCAGAGAAGGGCGTCGTGCTCTCTCTCGCTTCTCACTCCTCTCCACTCACTCCTGCCCCTTTCATGCAAGGCTGGTCGCCGCGCCAAACGCCAGCGCCATCACCACGGCCACTGCCATGCACGCGCTGGCGGGGCGGATGCGGCGGGCGTCCACGCGCGGAATAAGACGCCACAGCACGAACACGCCGATCACCATGTCCACCACCAGCGCGCCGCGGAACAACGGCGAGACCAGCAGGGGCGCGTAAGGTGGTTTGGCATGCCCTTCGTGCATGGCGACGCCGACGATGAGCAACAGGCCGATCAGGTTCCACATCAGGCAGGCGAGATACGTGCGGTTGAACACAACCGGGCAGCGTTCGGCCCAGCGCAGTACCGACCAGGCAACGATGGCGAAGAACAGTGCGCCGATGCTGCTGTAGAGCACCCACCAGAGCAGGGAACTGACAAGGGTAAGCAGGGTGGTCATGCAGCTTTTCCGGTTTTGCTCGTCATTCCGGCGCAGGCCGGAATCCAGTGGCGATGGCGCTGGGTTGCCGCATGGACGAACCGCGCAGTTGGGACGACGCGTTGTATCGCGTGGCGAACATCGGGCATCGACGCTACGGGATTCCGGCCTGCGCCGGAATGACGGGTAGGCAACGAATTCAGACGCCGACGCGGCGGAGGAACTTGTCCATCAACCATGCCGGTCCCACCAGCAGGTAGGCCAGGTCAGTGAAGAAGCTGGGCCGGCGGCCTTCGATGGCGTGGCCCACGAACTGACCGATCCAGGCCACCACGAACACGCCGATGCCGGTCAGCAGCAAGCCGTGCGGGCCCAGTGCGCGATAGGCGAACTCGGTAATCAGGCACAGCAGCACCAGCACCACGAACAGGGCGGCGGCGATGCGGCGTGATTGCTTCCAGTACCACACGAACGCCAGCACCAGCGCGGCCACGGCCCAGAACCCAGGGCGGCCGATCATCGGCGGCACGGGAATGGTCCACATCATGGCGATGGCGCACCACAGGATCAGCGGTACGCAGATCCAGTGCAGCAGTCGGTTGGTGGGGTTCTGATGGTCGTTGCTGTAACTGTCGAGCCAGACCTGCATGCCTTGCGTCGATGCCATCGGTGCGCGCCACTCTTCAAAGAGGTTGAGGTCGGAACGATTGCCACAGGTGTGGCAAACCGGTCCGGCTGCTGCGGCAAGGACAGGGCGCCGATGAGGGGCCAGTGCCGTGCCGGTGCCAGACCATACCGCGTCGGCGAGGCCGAAGGGAACGTGGTGCAGCTTGGGCGGTGCGCAAGGGGAGGCGGGTGGCCCCTGCGGCTGGCGAGGGGAGGCGTGCTGCCTCCCCTGGCGGGGCGATGCCGGGTTCAGTCCAGCGTGATGTCAGCCAGGCGCTGCAGCGCTTCGGCGTACTTGGCCGAGGTGGCGGCGATCACGTTGGCCGGCACGCTCGGGCCCGGCGCTCTCTTGTTCCAGTCCAGCGTTTCCAGGTAGTCGCGCACGAACTGCTTGTCGTAGCTCGGCGGGCTGATGCCGACCTGATAGGAGTCAGCCGGCCAGAAGCGCGAGGAGTCGGGCGTGAGCATCTCGTCCATCACATAGAGCTTGCCGTTCTCGTCGGTACCGAACTCGAACTTGGTGTCGGCGATGATGATGCCGCGCTCGGCCGCATAGGCGGCCGCCCACTGGTAGATGGACAGCGTGGCCTGACGCACCTGCTCGGCCAGCTCGGGGCCGACGGCCGCCACCACCGCATCGAAACTCACGTTCTCGTCGTGGTCTCCCACGGCGGCCTTGGTGGACGGGGTGAAGATGGGTTCCGGCAGCTGCTGCGCCTGCTTCAGCCCGGCCGGCAGCTTGATGCCGCACAGCGAGCCGGTGGCCTGGTAGTCCTTCCAGCCCGAGCCGATGATGTAGCCGCGCGCAATGGCTTCCACCGGCACCGGCTTCAGGCGACGCGTCACCACCGCGCGCTTCTCGTACAGCTTCAGGTCGGTGCCGGCCGGCAGCACGTCGGCCAGCGGCACGTCCAGCAGGTGGTTGGGCACCAGGTGCGCGGTCTTGTCGAACCAGAAGTTGGAGATCTGCGTGAGCATCTCGCCCTTGCCCGGGATCGGGTCAGGCAGCACCACGTCGAACGCGGACAGGCGGTCGCTGGCCACGATCAGCAAACGGTTCTCCGGCAGCGCGTAAACGTCGCGCACCTTGCCGCGATGGATCAGGTCCAGGCCCGGAAGGTTCGATTGCAGCAGGGTGGTGGGCACGGTCGTTCGCTCCTGGAGGGCCGGCCTGGCGGTCCAGGACGGGAAAACGGGGGAAGACGGCCCGGAACAGGCCGGCGATCAAGCGGGCAATTGTAGCGGGTGCGGCCCTTGGGGGAGGACTTGCTGTCGCGGGAGGACTCCGGCGGGCCTTGCCGTGGCTGCTAGAATCGGCCCTTTTTGAGCCCGGGTCTTCGTGATGGTCCTGCCGCCCCGCCGCATCGCATCGCTCGTCCGTTGCCTGGCCGCCGCCATGCTGGCGTGGGGCGCCGTGGCGCCGGCACAGGCGGCCGCACCGCAGAAGCCCGCGCGGCTGGGACTGTGCGCGGCCTGCCATGGCGAAACCGGCATGGCACAGATACCTGGCGCACCGAACCTGGCCGGCCAGCAGCTGGATTACCTGCGCGAAGCGCTCAAGCAGTACCGCGACGGCCGGCGCAACGTGCCGTTGATGCGCGCGGCGATCGGCCCCATGAGCGATGCCGACCTCGATGAACTGGCGCGCTGGTACAGCGCGCAGACGCCCGCCCACCAAGGCAACCCATGAATTTCACCTGGACCATCTGGCTCGCCCTCTTTGGACTGATCTTCGGCCACGGGCTTCCGGGCGCCGTGGTGGGCGGCATCACCGGCTTCGTCATCGACAGCCTGCGGCAGGGGCAGCGCCGTCGCGCCACGCCGGAAGCGGGTGGCTACATCAGCCCGTTGTTCGCGCTGCTGGGTGCGGTGGCCAAGTCCGATGGCCGCGTGTCCGAAGCCGAAATCGCCGTGGCCGAACGCCTCATGCAGCGCATGGGCCTGGAGCACGAGCAGCGCAAGCTCGCCATCACCGCCTTCAACGCGGGCAAGCAGCCGGAATTCGACGTCACCCCGGCCATCGACCAGTTGCGTCGATGGGTGGGCCTGCGTCGTGACCACGCCTTTCCCGTGCTGGACGTGGTGATCGAAACAGTCATCGCCGAGGGCAATCCGCCGCCGGAGAAGATGGCCATCCTGCGCCAGCTCGCCTTCGCGCTGCGCGTGAGCGACATGGAGCTGATGGCGCTGATGGCGATGAAGGGCTACGCCTGGAACGCTACCGGCGGCTCGCGTGGCTATGGCTCGCGCGGCAATGGCGGTGGCTACGTGCCGCCGCAGCGCAACACGCAGGGGCCCGATCCGTACACCGTGCTCGGCATCGGCCGCGATGTGGACGACCGCGCGGTGAAGCGCGCCTATCGCAAGCTGATTTCCGAACACCATCCCGATCGCCTGGGCGACCTGCCGGAGGCCATGCGCAAGCAGGCCGAGTCCCGCGCCAGCGAGATCAATGCCGCCTACGAACGCATCAAGGCCGAACGCGGCTTCAAGTAAACCCATTGACGACATGCGGGAGCGCACCCTGTGCGCGACTGCTGCCGCCTCGAACCGCCGGGTCGCGCACGTGGCGCCCCTACAGGAACAACGATCATGAGCATCCAGAGCAACGTCATCGCCCCATCCATTCTTTCCGCCGACTTCGCCCGGCTGGGCGAGGACACCGCCAAGGCGCTGGCCGCCGGCGCGGACTGGGTGCATTTCGACGTGATGGACAACCACTACGTGCCCAACCTCACCATGGGCCCGATGGTGCTCAAGGCGCTGCGCGACTACGGCATCACCGCGCCCATCGACGTGCACCTGATGGTGAAGCCGGTGGACCGCATCGTGCCGGACTTCGCCAAGGCGGGCGCCAGCGTGATCAGCTTCCATCCGGAAGCGAGCGAGCACGTGGACCGCACCATCGGCCTGATCAAGGATTCGGGTTGCCAGGCGGGCCTGGTGTTCAACCCGGCCACGCCGCTGTCCTGGCTCGACTACGTGATGGACAAGCTGGACCTGATCCTGCTGATGTCGGTGAACCCGGGCTTCGGCGGGCAGAAGTTCATCCCCTCCGCGCTGGACAAGCTGCGCGAAGTGCGTCGCCGCATCGATGAGAGCGGCCGCCCGATCCGGCTGGAGATCGACGGCGGCGTGACGGCGGCCAACATCGGCGAGATTTCCGCCGCGGGCGCCGACACCTTCGTGGCCGGTTCGGCCATCTTCAATGCGCCGGACTACAAGACCGTGATCGAGGCCATGCACAAGGAACTGGCCGCGGTTCGCGGCTGAGACTTGCAAGAACGACGGCGCGTCGCCTGACCCGTCAGGCAGACGCTCGCTGCGTTGTGTCAGCGACGCTGTGCAGGCGGCAGATAAGAAAATCCCGGCGCATCTGCGCCGGGAAAAGTTTCGTCGGAACGACGTGTGAGGAGACCACACGACGGCCGGTGATCCACGGCAAGAACCATCGACCGTCAACAAGTCAGACCGGGATTTTACGGTTTGGTTCCCGTACTTGCGTCGTCACCTTGCGATAGCGCTTTGTTAACACACAAAAAAATCCCCGCTCGTGGGCGGGGAAGGAACGTGCCTGGAGGACTCGGGTGCGGCCGCCTGCGCGGCCCGCCGGTCAGCCCCGGCGGCCGGCGCGCTTCCGTGCGCACCAGCCGCTTTCAAGGCTTCCACGGCAGAAGCAGAAACGGACGGGTTCAGCTGGCGAGGGCCATGCAGCGGCCATCGCCCTCAATGCATGCTCATGACCAGGCCCAGCAACAGGCCTCCGATCGCCAGCACCACGCGCAGTGGCTCGAAGCCGCGCAGTTCGGCATTGGGGTCGACGTTCGGTTGGCCGGAGGGGCGCATGGGCAGGGTTTCCTGAGATGGCGGCTCCATTGGGCGACCTCGGTGGGCATGGGGCGGGCGCCGGATATGGCAAAACGCGGGCAAGATCGGCCGGGGAGGTGACGGGTTCATCGTCAGCCTGGCGAAAGTGTTTGCGCTAGAGTGGCTCGCACTCGCCGCGAAAGGGATGTTCGTGATGACCGCTCGCATCCGCTACGCCCCGCTCGTCGCCTGCGCAATGCTCCTGCTGGCCGGCTCGGCCCAGGCCGCTTACCCGCCGCAGTCCGCCACGGGCGAGGCGCCCGCGCGGGAAACCTTCAAGCCGGACCGCAGTCCGGAAGAGGTCGGCCAGTCCTATTGCCCTACCGGCATGCAGCGTTTCGTGCCTGGCAGCTACTACTACTGCATGGGGCGGCGCGAGCTGGCCAAGGGAAACCACGCACGCAGCATGGCCGCCCTCATCGAGGCGGCGCGTTGGGGCAGCAAGCAGGCCCAGTTCCTGCTCGGGGTGGGCTACTTCAAGGGCGACAACCCGCGCCAGGATCGCGCCCGTGGCCTGGCCTGGCTGGGGCTGGCGGCCGAGCGCGGGGACGTGCTTTATCTCGGGGTGCTGAAGTCCGCCATGGCGCAGGCCACCGACGAGGAAAAGGCACGCGCCAGCCAGCTCTACACCGAGCTGCTGGGCAGCTATGGCGACGACGTGGCGGCCGTTCGTGCCGAGCGT
The nucleotide sequence above comes from Dyella telluris. Encoded proteins:
- the dinB gene encoding DNA polymerase IV; this encodes MPSLPRKIIHVDMDAFYASVEQRDDPLLRGKPVVVAWRGARSVVCAASYEARTFGVRSAMPAVRAERLCPQAIFVPPDFTRYKTVSRQVREIFARHTDLIEPLSLDEAYLDVTTTHTHLPSATATAEAIRAAIREETQLTASAGVAPNKFLAKIASDWRKPDGLFVIRPNQVEAFLAPLPVGRLPGVGKVMEAKLTELGIATVSDLKAFGGPPLEQHFGRWGRRLHELSLGIDDHAVQPDRPTLQVSAEDTFESDLTLDEIAPHIRRLAEKTWAAHEREASGDHARVARTVVLKLKTSDFHTLTRSFTPSTRPASAQEIADIACALRDRVDRPSETRYRLVGVGLAGFVDADSFAAQSDLFGHVGFN
- a CDS encoding flavohemoglobin expression-modulating QEGLA motif protein; protein product: MSTVAGVVRPEDDKTLGPLLECDRELVAVGKKIRVLKAIDWPQSMETTFMASWEKGQPVLPQPPVRHPDLSGEMAALRAIMAKLDRGHPLGDWLFKTAWSYLTAAQMLMGIGTETFTRCSTALYGRPDAIYLGQTANAFDAAKELLAISDDLISREGLPRVPADIPAEEFAQRLRERLGPFFDKDEVKVVLDPDLPSKATAGSKSINLRSTALFSALDLEQLTEHEAFVHTATLLNGKHQPYFKSLGLGAPRTTRAQEGLATFSEIITGAIDLNRLRRIALRVVAVKNALDGADFIEVFRGFLDAGQSPVESYQSAARIFRGGDPRGKICFTKDSAYLEGVMGIYVFIRKVLQEGHVEMLPLLFAGRVTASDVIMLAPYLESGLIARAVYVPPWARNPQRILSLMAFFTAAQRFRLDTFDLHAFVELDRKRVDESLHTPWQ
- a CDS encoding APC family permease; protein product: MTAENSSAYLRRLGTWDAAAIVIGGVIGAGIFRSASTVAERTSSGAQLLILWAIGGLLTLAGVLCYAELGARRPQAGGVYIYLREAYGQLPAFLFGWTMALINYPGSVAAVATTFADYFCSAIGLSPQLWVKPVAAGAIAFIVGVNFFGIRAGSRMLNVFTLLKLSAIALVVVTGVILAHGQFGHVLATDTTHNVPSIAILGALLPVLFTYGGFHYLNDLAGEVREPQRTLPRALGLGLCGVVVCYVLVNFAYLAGLGHAGLAASQAPAADLMRHLFGEGGATLIAVGIACSTFGYCSIAIAGGARVLQTMGSDGMLFKAVGRIHERSHAPRVALAVLGGWAIVLVISGSFGQLVDYTTVGEWLSHAFGIATLFWYRRRFRNEPSPYRVPFYPVLPLLFVCTVLGVIIVTSINSPGDAGMSLALIAMGAPVYYAWRAWQRRSA
- a CDS encoding beta-agarase; amino-acid sequence: MNRIAPLAACCLLALSGCHKASDTDRADLSHAVATASAPAAAASNVTATPAPKTPQTSLDHVVLDGKPVTVDGMSLQRYVFQPSPQPQVTVMLDKGDWSKEGSLRVDMQNAMPWAVTLTVDIDGVKAGEHLHATVGIPAGPPQTLVIPLRATSPRDMGMQVGPPMPYVSGGKRLFVATTVEGKLDLAHVKAVRLGMPAPTAAQSLLFGRLDTSRGDHDLREAYTGIVDAWGQYTRGQWPGKVDSDEALRGARPKKKAVAAMDAQARKGFDRFGGRTDQPAFKATGWFRTEQRNGRWQLVTPEGHAFFSLGVNVVDDDGGRTYIDGREFMFKDLPRDSSRWTPFYGTTGKSSGEQQASAGIAYHQGKWFDYYSANLFLADGRHWRQAWRTRTIERLDHWGFNTLGNWSDDALTQMHRMAYTRSVNIAGTFGNVSSGYDYWGRMPDPFDPRFAQAADVAAAQAAKEVRDDPWMLGYFADNELAWAGQGPQGRWGLAQGTLRGEARSPAKQAFIAALKKEYGTPAKLATAWGITLDSWDALNVTNFAAPSPDDAHPAIADDYSAWLRAYADQYFRTVAQAIHKHDAHHLFLGGRFAVHTPEAVASCAQFCDVVSFSGYADVPERAFDAAAFAKLDKPALISEFHFGSDDRGPFGKGVVPTWNEQQRGEAYAHYVADAVANPAIVGVHWFQYVDQPVTGRLIDGENSHIGLVAITDRPFTQFIDAVREANRKTGY
- a CDS encoding DUF962 domain-containing protein, with amino-acid sequence MASTQGMQVWLDSYSNDHQNPTNRLLHWICVPLILWCAIAMMWTIPVPPMIGRPGFWAVAALVLAFVWYWKQSRRIAAALFVVLVLLCLITEFAYRALGPHGLLLTGIGVFVVAWIGQFVGHAIEGRRPSFFTDLAYLLVGPAWLMDKFLRRVGV